Proteins found in one Acipenser ruthenus chromosome 18, fAciRut3.2 maternal haplotype, whole genome shotgun sequence genomic segment:
- the LOC117419432 gene encoding KATNB1-like protein 1, with amino-acid sequence MASGDHNVENRDFQYVEEGRPNELLKQKMQPSGNKNMKEVTFFKKEELNNKKRSPIGQTANSSCKGKKVVSHKRKSKHQVLNPCGRRKQPPLSRGCDMANKENEVACASSLHEKLHKDRCSFPVNSGDSTKMEGAASKFSDYFTEISKDHDTMTQVLFGRNLKLNVALSLWRRNASELVAYLIRIQDIGVLADCLPVITKSLQEEKPIISIGCCVDLLPLIKDILKSRFEEYLIAGLHWVQSVIKKWWPELSANGTSASDSHPEDGNIQIMKQQLKELWEQGSHLSFVPGTAGEIAKTVESYLSQLR; translated from the exons ATGGCATCTGGAGATCACAATGTTGAAAACAGAGATTTCCAGTATGTCGAGGAGGGTCGGCCCAATGAACTTCTCAAACAAAAAATGCAACCTTCTGGCAACAAGAACATGAAGGAG gttacattttttaaaaaggaagagTTAAATAATAAGAAGAG aTCTCCAATTGGTCAGACTGCAAACAGCTCCTGTAAGGGGAAGAAGGTGGTGTCCCACAAAAGGAAAAGCAAACACCAGGTTTTGAACCCCTGTGGGAGACGGAAGCAGCCCCCTCTGAGCAGGGGCTGTGACATGGCAAACAAGGAAAATGAAGTGGCATGTGCAAGCAGCTTGCATGAAAAACTACACAAGGACCGCTGCAGCTTCCCAGTGAACTCCGGGGACTCCACTAAGATGGAGGGTGCTGCTTCGAAGTTCAGCGATTATTTCACAGAG ATATCTAAGGATCATGATACAATGACACAAGTGCTTTTTGGGAGAAATCTGAAGCTTAATGTAGCTCTGAGTCTTTGGCGAAGAAATGCAAGTGAACTGGTGGCATACCTCATCAG AATTCAAGATATTGGTGTGCTGGCGGATTGTCTACCTGTAATAACAAAAAG cCTTCAAGAGGAGAAACCAATTATTTCTATTGGCTGCTGTGTTGACCTCTTACCACTAATTAAAGATATTCTTAAAAGCAGATTCGAAGA atacCTGATAGCTGGTTTACACTGGGTGCAGTCTGTCATTAAGAAATGGTGGCCTGAGTTATCTGCAAATGGAACAAGTGCCAGCGATAGCCATCCAGAGGATGG GAATATTCAGATTATGAAGCAACAATTAAAAGAACTTTGGGAACAAGGAAGTCATTTGAGTTTCGTTCCAGGAACTGCCGGTGAAATCGCAAAG aCTGTTGAATCCTATTTATCACAGCTGCGCTGA